One Antiquaquibacter oligotrophicus genomic region harbors:
- a CDS encoding LysE family transporter: MNSALALLGGLVAGLAIAIPLGAIAVLLLQEGMHRGFRRGLPAAAGVASVDVLYCLAAALLGSVAAPAVRSLAPWPAVVGGIALVAIAVWSVLRRASPGTSEPGSIATQPATGWMRFSLFFGLTLINPATLVYFAALMTGLDGIAGDAWAAVCFIAGVGVGSFVWQAALVAVGGILHGRIGPRARRITTVIGSLVVAALGVGLVVTALL, encoded by the coding sequence ATGAACAGTGCACTTGCCCTCCTCGGCGGTCTCGTCGCGGGCCTCGCCATCGCGATTCCGCTCGGTGCGATCGCAGTGCTGCTGCTCCAGGAAGGGATGCACCGCGGCTTTCGCCGCGGGCTACCGGCGGCCGCGGGTGTCGCCTCGGTGGACGTGCTCTACTGCCTCGCCGCCGCGCTCCTCGGATCGGTCGCCGCGCCCGCCGTTCGGAGCCTTGCCCCGTGGCCGGCCGTTGTCGGCGGGATCGCGCTCGTGGCCATTGCCGTGTGGAGTGTGCTGCGGCGGGCGAGCCCCGGCACCTCGGAACCGGGCAGCATTGCCACACAACCCGCAACAGGATGGATGCGCTTCTCCCTGTTTTTCGGCCTGACACTCATCAACCCGGCGACCCTCGTGTACTTCGCGGCGCTCATGACCGGCCTCGACGGCATCGCCGGTGATGCCTGGGCAGCGGTGTGCTTCATCGCGGGGGTGGGGGTTGGGTCGTTCGTGTGGCAGGCCGCGCTGGTCGCGGTGGGTGGCATCCTTCACGGCCGCATCGGGCCGAGGGCGCGGCGCATCACCACGGTGATCGGGTCGCTTGTGGTGGCCGCGCTCGGTGTGGGTCTCGTCGTGACCGCACTGCTCTGA
- a CDS encoding MFS transporter, translating to MGAPASSSHATQAFPWVGLITLSLLVFTAVTSEFLPTGLLPDIAEEFDVSDSQVGLLITVFAGTVVLTAAPLATLTRRFSRKWLVVVVAIAFVLANVLAAIAPTYEVLVVARVLGGLAHGLFWAVVGAYSGHLVPKHQVGRAVAIVSGGGTAAFVLGVPIGTAIGHVVGWRLAFMVIAIVTLLLTFVAMWLLPAVQHITAPVTGEIQLPLRKDKSIPGIVLLCLVILLVMTGHNLFYTYIAPFLIGPVGLDGGAVAGVLFLYGGAGAIGVLIAGLLTDKYPRLALATAILGIAASVLVIALFPTTVWIVLAAMVAWSIAFGGVPAMIQTRMLHTASARMRDVASAYQTTAFNIGIGGGALIGGLVLNVWSITTLPYLDVLITLAGLVLLLLGDRWLHARARRGSAPKDQAPATAH from the coding sequence ATGGGCGCGCCAGCATCTTCATCTCACGCCACTCAGGCCTTCCCCTGGGTGGGTCTCATCACCCTGTCCCTTCTCGTCTTCACGGCGGTCACGAGCGAGTTCCTCCCCACGGGTCTTTTGCCCGATATCGCGGAGGAGTTCGACGTCTCCGACTCCCAGGTCGGCCTCCTCATCACTGTCTTCGCCGGAACCGTTGTGCTCACGGCGGCACCCCTGGCGACCCTCACCCGGCGTTTTTCGCGCAAGTGGCTCGTTGTGGTTGTCGCGATCGCGTTTGTGCTCGCGAACGTGCTCGCCGCGATCGCCCCCACGTACGAGGTGCTCGTTGTCGCTCGTGTGCTCGGCGGTCTCGCGCACGGTCTGTTCTGGGCGGTCGTCGGTGCCTACTCCGGCCACCTCGTGCCGAAACACCAGGTCGGTCGCGCCGTGGCGATCGTCTCCGGCGGTGGGACGGCGGCCTTCGTCCTGGGGGTGCCGATCGGTACCGCCATCGGTCACGTGGTGGGCTGGCGGCTCGCCTTCATGGTCATCGCCATCGTGACGCTCCTGTTGACCTTCGTCGCCATGTGGCTGCTTCCCGCCGTTCAGCACATCACCGCGCCGGTTACCGGTGAGATTCAGTTGCCCCTGCGCAAGGACAAGTCGATCCCGGGCATCGTGCTGCTGTGCCTCGTCATCCTGCTGGTGATGACGGGCCACAACCTCTTCTACACGTACATCGCACCGTTCCTCATCGGTCCCGTCGGCCTGGACGGTGGCGCCGTCGCCGGTGTGCTGTTCCTGTACGGCGGTGCGGGGGCCATCGGTGTGCTCATCGCGGGGCTCCTCACCGACAAGTACCCGCGACTGGCGCTGGCCACCGCGATCCTCGGAATCGCCGCGTCCGTGCTCGTGATCGCCCTGTTCCCCACCACGGTGTGGATTGTGCTCGCCGCCATGGTGGCCTGGAGCATCGCGTTCGGCGGTGTGCCGGCGATGATCCAGACGCGGATGCTGCACACGGCGTCCGCGCGGATGCGGGACGTGGCATCCGCCTACCAGACCACCGCGTTCAACATCGGGATCGGCGGGGGAGCGCTCATCGGTGGCCTCGTGCTCAACGTGTGGAGCATCACAACCCTGCCCTACCTCGACGTGCTCATCACACTCGCCGGTCTCGTGCTGCTCCTCCTCGGCGATCGCTGGTTGCACGCGCGGGCCCGTCGCGGCTCGGCTCCGAAAGATCAGGCACCGGCGACCGCTCACTGA
- the purU gene encoding formyltetrahydrofolate deformylase, with protein sequence MTIAATHWILTLVCEDRPGIVHAVSGAIVEAEGNITESQQFSSDDTGRFFMRLQVESDVSRERFEQALAPVTERYEMSWQLDVVGRPLRTLVLVSKAGHCLNDILYRQRAGQLSVELPLVMSNHPDLAGLAQFYDVPFESRPVTSADEKVAFENRVREVVAEHDIELVVLARYMQILSPELCAELAGKVINIHHSFLPGFKGANPYKQAHARGVKLIGATAHFVTSDLDEGPIIEQNVVRVDHSRTPAELVTIGQDEESRTLTQAVKWFSEDRVLLDGARTIIFT encoded by the coding sequence GTGACCATCGCCGCCACCCACTGGATCCTCACCCTCGTCTGCGAGGACCGCCCCGGCATCGTCCACGCCGTGAGTGGGGCGATCGTCGAGGCCGAAGGCAACATCACCGAATCCCAGCAGTTCTCGAGCGACGACACCGGTCGTTTTTTCATGCGACTCCAGGTGGAATCGGATGTCTCGCGCGAGCGTTTCGAGCAAGCCCTGGCTCCCGTCACCGAGCGCTACGAGATGAGCTGGCAACTCGACGTCGTCGGACGGCCGCTGCGCACGCTCGTGCTCGTCTCGAAGGCCGGTCACTGCCTCAACGACATCCTCTATCGGCAGCGTGCCGGGCAGCTCTCCGTCGAACTCCCCCTCGTGATGAGCAATCACCCCGACCTGGCGGGCCTCGCCCAGTTCTATGACGTTCCGTTCGAGTCGCGGCCCGTGACATCCGCCGACGAAAAGGTCGCCTTCGAGAACCGCGTGCGTGAGGTTGTCGCCGAGCACGACATCGAACTCGTGGTGCTCGCCAGGTACATGCAGATCCTGTCTCCTGAGCTGTGCGCGGAACTCGCCGGCAAGGTCATCAACATCCACCACTCCTTCCTGCCGGGCTTCAAGGGCGCGAACCCGTACAAGCAAGCGCACGCGCGAGGGGTGAAGCTCATCGGCGCGACCGCCCACTTCGTCACGAGCGACCTCGACGAGGGGCCCATCATCGAGCAGAACGTGGTGCGTGTCGACCACTCGCGTACACCGGCCGAGCTCGTCACGATCGGACAGGACGAGGAATCCCGCACCCTCACCCAGGCCGTGAAGTGGTTCTCCGAAGATCGAGTACTCCTCGACGGCGCGCGGACGATCATCTTCACATGA
- the nagA gene encoding N-acetylglucosamine-6-phosphate deacetylase → MNTLIHSARKVDASGQVDDFWMLVDAGTIVSAGSGHTRPQADTEIDAGGHWLTPGFIDLHGHGGGGYSYDRGAEELLQALSVHRAHGTTRSVLSLVAAPEESLLASLGLIADLAESDPLVLGSHLEGPYLAPAHRGAHNPAFLREPDPADLDQFISAARGTLRQVTLATELPNAFDAVDVLVEQGIVVALGHTDATFEMAKEAFDRGVRLLTHAFNAMPGIHHRSPGPVVAAFEDERVVLELVCDGVHVHPDVVNLTFASAAGRIALITDSMAAAGAVDGNYRLGNLNVTVQGGLALLSGTNTIAGSTLTQDAALRCALAAGINAPTAVEALTHTPARVLGLEARHGMLAPGYAADAVLLDHEWRVSTVWADGVQL, encoded by the coding sequence ATGAACACACTCATTCACTCCGCGCGCAAAGTCGACGCCTCCGGTCAGGTCGATGATTTCTGGATGCTCGTGGATGCCGGCACCATCGTGTCGGCAGGCTCCGGGCACACGCGCCCCCAGGCCGACACCGAGATCGACGCCGGCGGCCACTGGCTGACCCCGGGATTCATCGACCTCCACGGCCACGGTGGCGGCGGGTACTCCTACGACCGCGGCGCCGAGGAGTTGCTGCAAGCGCTCTCGGTGCACCGCGCCCACGGCACAACCCGCTCCGTGCTGAGTCTCGTCGCCGCCCCCGAGGAGTCGCTGCTGGCGAGCCTCGGGCTCATCGCCGACCTCGCCGAATCCGACCCGCTCGTGCTCGGGTCGCACCTCGAAGGCCCGTACCTCGCACCCGCGCATCGCGGAGCTCACAACCCCGCCTTCCTGCGCGAGCCCGACCCGGCAGATCTCGACCAGTTCATCAGCGCCGCACGCGGCACGCTGCGGCAAGTGACCCTCGCGACCGAACTCCCGAACGCGTTCGACGCCGTTGACGTGCTCGTCGAGCAGGGCATCGTCGTCGCCCTCGGGCACACCGATGCGACCTTCGAGATGGCCAAGGAGGCCTTCGACCGCGGGGTGCGATTGCTCACCCACGCGTTCAACGCGATGCCGGGCATCCACCACCGCTCCCCCGGCCCCGTGGTGGCGGCCTTCGAGGACGAGCGAGTGGTGCTGGAACTCGTGTGTGACGGGGTGCACGTGCATCCGGATGTCGTGAACCTCACCTTCGCGTCGGCCGCCGGCCGCATCGCCCTCATCACCGACTCGATGGCCGCGGCAGGTGCCGTCGACGGCAACTACCGCCTCGGCAACCTCAACGTCACCGTGCAGGGCGGCCTCGCACTTCTGAGTGGCACCAACACGATTGCGGGCTCGACCCTCACACAGGATGCGGCCCTGCGCTGCGCCCTTGCGGCGGGCATCAACGCTCCGACCGCGGTAGAGGCACTCACTCACACCCCCGCCCGCGTGCTCGGTCTCGAGGCACGGCACGGGATGCTCGCGCCCGGCTACGCCGCCGACGCGGTGTTGCTCGACCACGAGTGGCGGGTCAGCACGGTGTGGGCCGACGGAGTGCAGCTGTAA
- a CDS encoding FMN-binding protein produces MRTTIARPALAVAAGLALAGALAGCAAETPTETPSTETDTGTTPETSTPDTGADTGSTGTYADGTYSESGQYQSPNGTETIDVTLTVAGGNVTDVQIGTNPTNPNTEFYQGEFAGGIAEQIVGKSLDSISVSKVAGSSLTSGGFMKALEAIKADASS; encoded by the coding sequence ATGCGCACGACCATCGCCAGACCTGCCCTAGCCGTAGCCGCCGGACTCGCCCTCGCGGGAGCGCTCGCTGGCTGCGCCGCCGAGACGCCGACCGAGACCCCCTCCACCGAGACCGACACGGGCACCACCCCCGAGACGAGCACGCCGGACACGGGAGCCGACACCGGCTCGACCGGAACCTACGCCGACGGCACCTACTCCGAGAGCGGCCAGTACCAGTCGCCCAACGGCACCGAGACGATCGACGTGACCCTGACCGTCGCGGGCGGCAACGTCACCGACGTGCAGATCGGAACCAACCCGACCAACCCCAACACCGAGTTCTACCAGGGCGAGTTCGCCGGTGGCATCGCCGAGCAGATCGTCGGCAAGAGCCTCGACAGCATCTCCGTGAGCAAAGTCGCGGGGTCGTCCCTCACGAGCGGCGGGTTCATGAAAGCCCTCGAGGCGATCAAGGCGGATGCCTCGTCCTAG
- a CDS encoding FAD:protein FMN transferase — protein sequence MLSFEGIGTLWQVETAEPVVAEVGRRIRDRVDAFDLAYSRFRDDSLVSRLRAAPASVELPADAPRLFELYRKLYAATGGAVTPLVGASLERLGYDSAYRLTPAGAPVPAPPWEDAIAWDGRTLSALRPVTVDIGAAGKGYLVDLVSEMLVDAGHTEFVVDASGDLYRRGPGTIRVGLEHPADPTRAIGVVELGTGAVCASATNRRAWGDGLHHVIDPVTGMPATRVLATWALASTALEADGLATALFFTEPEYLTRDFDFQYVVVDSTGRVTYSPDLTGEIFT from the coding sequence GTGCTGAGCTTCGAGGGCATCGGAACCCTGTGGCAGGTGGAGACCGCTGAGCCGGTCGTAGCCGAGGTGGGACGTCGCATCCGCGACCGCGTCGACGCCTTCGACCTCGCCTACTCGCGGTTCCGCGACGACTCGCTCGTGAGCCGGTTGCGTGCCGCGCCCGCCTCGGTCGAACTGCCAGCGGATGCCCCGCGCCTCTTCGAGCTGTACCGAAAGCTCTACGCCGCCACCGGTGGGGCGGTCACTCCGCTCGTGGGTGCGAGCCTCGAACGTCTCGGTTACGACAGTGCATACCGACTGACGCCAGCGGGAGCTCCCGTTCCGGCACCACCGTGGGAAGACGCCATCGCCTGGGACGGGCGAACGCTCAGCGCGCTGCGACCGGTGACCGTCGACATCGGTGCGGCAGGAAAGGGCTACCTTGTCGACCTCGTGAGCGAGATGCTCGTGGATGCCGGCCACACCGAGTTCGTCGTGGACGCCAGCGGCGACCTGTACCGGCGCGGCCCGGGCACGATCCGCGTGGGGCTCGAGCATCCGGCAGACCCCACCCGCGCCATCGGAGTCGTCGAGCTCGGCACGGGTGCCGTGTGCGCGTCCGCGACCAACCGACGGGCGTGGGGTGACGGTCTGCACCACGTCATCGATCCGGTGACCGGGATGCCCGCCACCCGCGTGCTCGCAACCTGGGCGCTCGCGAGCACAGCCCTCGAAGCCGACGGCCTTGCGACCGCCCTGTTCTTCACTGAGCCGGAATACCTCACGCGCGACTTCGACTTTCAGTACGTGGTGGTCGACTCCACCGGGCGGGTAACGTACTCGCCAGACCTGACCGGGGAGATCTTCACATGA
- a CDS encoding FAD-dependent oxidoreductase, which produces MKQWLDRRLGAVPMYKLVLFTLAAITITALVLSLFGQLTYQPLPILASALVAVGSAAITGWLASLIVRRPWHPESSCITGVLIALIIVPTLDPLGLLGIAVASTIATVSKYVLAFRGRHILNPAALGAWIIGLAGLGFPAWWTGTPFLQPVVIVGALLVLYRLRRLDMALVFVVVASVIRISLGVTQGNDLASVLSFTFLSSPMFFFVGFMLSEPLTTPPRRWQQWLVAGIAGVLFSVPFSIGPIYSDPLLALLVANLIAFVFGQRRAIRMTYLGKTAVNDRTWELSFQPKHPVHFVPGQYMELTIPHRKTDFRGSRRYFSIASAPDSEAPITFAITVPSSSSSFKKALLELEPGETVHGTGVHGDFVLPADVSQPLLLVAGGIGITPFASQLGYATDRGEKRDVVVVYATSTTGPLPYRELLERTGARVVLFAPEAPSPLPAGWVHAGTGRVDADALASAVPDAVHRRTFVSGPPGLVNELRRTLRKRGVRHIHTDYFSGY; this is translated from the coding sequence ATGAAGCAGTGGCTCGATCGCAGGCTCGGCGCGGTGCCGATGTACAAGCTCGTACTGTTCACGCTCGCGGCCATCACCATCACCGCTCTTGTGCTCTCGCTCTTCGGGCAGCTCACCTATCAGCCGCTCCCGATCCTCGCCTCCGCACTCGTGGCGGTCGGTTCGGCGGCCATCACCGGATGGCTCGCCTCCCTCATCGTGCGCCGGCCGTGGCATCCGGAGTCCTCGTGCATCACGGGTGTGCTCATCGCCCTCATCATCGTGCCGACCCTGGACCCGCTCGGGCTGCTCGGTATCGCGGTTGCGAGCACTATCGCCACCGTGTCGAAGTACGTGCTCGCATTCCGCGGAAGGCATATTCTCAACCCGGCCGCTCTCGGCGCGTGGATCATCGGGCTTGCAGGGCTCGGATTCCCGGCGTGGTGGACGGGAACCCCGTTCCTCCAGCCGGTCGTCATCGTCGGTGCGCTGCTCGTGCTGTACCGGCTTCGACGGCTCGATATGGCTCTCGTTTTTGTGGTCGTCGCGTCGGTCATCCGCATTTCGCTCGGTGTCACGCAGGGCAACGACCTCGCCTCCGTGCTGTCGTTCACCTTCCTCTCGTCGCCCATGTTCTTTTTCGTCGGGTTCATGCTCAGCGAGCCGCTCACCACACCGCCGAGGCGCTGGCAGCAGTGGCTGGTCGCCGGGATCGCGGGTGTGCTGTTCTCGGTGCCCTTCAGCATCGGGCCGATCTACTCCGACCCGCTGCTGGCGCTCCTCGTCGCGAACCTCATCGCGTTCGTTTTCGGTCAGCGCCGCGCCATCCGCATGACCTACCTCGGCAAGACGGCCGTCAACGACCGGACGTGGGAGTTGAGCTTCCAGCCGAAACATCCGGTGCACTTTGTGCCCGGCCAATACATGGAGCTGACGATCCCGCACCGCAAGACCGACTTCCGCGGGAGCCGCCGATACTTCAGCATCGCCTCCGCTCCCGACTCCGAAGCACCGATCACGTTCGCGATCACGGTTCCCTCGTCGTCGTCGAGTTTCAAGAAGGCCCTGCTCGAACTCGAACCCGGGGAAACCGTCCACGGCACGGGTGTGCACGGAGACTTCGTTTTGCCCGCGGATGTCTCGCAGCCGCTGTTGCTCGTCGCCGGCGGGATCGGCATTACCCCCTTCGCGTCACAACTCGGGTACGCGACGGACCGTGGCGAGAAGCGCGACGTCGTGGTCGTGTACGCGACGAGCACGACCGGCCCGCTCCCGTATCGTGAGCTTCTCGAGCGCACGGGAGCACGCGTGGTGCTCTTCGCACCCGAGGCACCTAGCCCCCTGCCCGCCGGTTGGGTGCACGCTGGCACGGGACGTGTGGATGCGGATGCCCTCGCCTCCGCGGTACCGGATGCCGTCCACCGCCGAACCTTCGTGTCGGGCCCACCCGGCCTCGTGAACGAGCTGCGCCGCACCCTCCGCAAGCGCGGGGTTCGTCACATCCATACCGACTACTTCAGCGGTTACTGA
- a CDS encoding Hsp20/alpha crystallin family protein: MAVLFDPFRELERGATRQGLRRMPIDLYRDGDHYVLTADLPGVDPGSVDVDVDGQLLTIRAERTTRSQGDVKWLTRERQGGAYLRQLTLGQGIDTASISANYENGVLSVVIPVSEQAKPRKVAVSTGTPAAETAEAAEVTAS, encoded by the coding sequence ATGGCAGTACTCTTCGACCCGTTCCGTGAGCTCGAGCGCGGCGCGACCCGACAGGGTCTCCGCCGGATGCCGATCGACCTCTATCGCGACGGCGATCACTACGTTCTCACCGCCGACCTCCCTGGTGTCGACCCGGGATCCGTCGATGTCGACGTCGACGGTCAGCTGCTCACCATCCGCGCCGAGCGGACCACACGCAGCCAGGGAGACGTGAAGTGGCTCACGCGTGAGCGCCAGGGCGGCGCCTACCTGCGTCAGCTGACGCTCGGTCAGGGAATCGACACCGCATCGATCTCCGCGAACTACGAGAACGGCGTGCTGAGCGTCGTCATCCCGGTGAGCGAGCAGGCGAAGCCGCGCAAGGTCGCAGTCTCGACCGGCACCCCCGCCGCGGAGACCGCCGAGGCCGCTGAGGTCACCGCGAGCTAG
- a CDS encoding YdeI/OmpD-associated family protein: MASFEEKVIVYVSTTAEWERYLIDHGTDDGVRLKLRKKLSSAPGITWDEALEVALCHGWIDGQSKRLDDDYMLQAFTPRRRNSPWSQRNVGIVERLIAEGRMRDGGHAEIERAKADGRWDAAYRVKDAEVPADLQAAIDANPEASAFFATLTKQNRWAMIFRLSQLKRAETRERNITKYVEMLARGEKLY, from the coding sequence ATGGCGTCGTTTGAGGAGAAGGTCATCGTCTACGTCTCGACGACGGCCGAGTGGGAACGGTACCTCATCGACCACGGCACGGACGACGGTGTGCGCCTGAAGCTGCGCAAAAAACTGTCCTCCGCGCCCGGCATCACCTGGGACGAGGCCCTCGAGGTCGCACTGTGCCACGGCTGGATCGACGGCCAATCCAAGCGCCTCGACGACGACTACATGCTGCAGGCATTCACCCCGCGCCGGCGCAACAGCCCCTGGTCGCAACGCAACGTGGGCATCGTGGAGCGCCTCATCGCCGAGGGTCGGATGCGCGACGGCGGGCACGCCGAGATCGAGCGAGCCAAGGCCGACGGGCGGTGGGATGCCGCGTACCGGGTGAAGGACGCGGAGGTGCCCGCCGACCTGCAGGCGGCCATCGACGCCAACCCCGAGGCATCCGCGTTCTTCGCAACACTCACGAAGCAGAACCGCTGGGCGATGATCTTCCGTCTAAGTCAGCTCAAGCGCGCAGAAACCCGCGAACGAAACATCACCAAATACGTGGAGATGCTCGCCCGCGGGGAAAAGCTCTACTAA
- a CDS encoding NADP-dependent isocitrate dehydrogenase: MSKITVEGTVVELDGDEMTRIIWQKIKDTLIHPYLDVKLEYYDLGIENRDATDDQVTIDAAHAIQRHGVGVKCATITPDEARVEEFGLKKMWKSPNGTIRNILGGVIFREPIIISNIPRLVPGWNKPIIIGRHAFGDQYRATDFVFKGKGKLTVEFVPEDGSEPMKFEVYDAPDDGIAQVQYNQDASIRDFARASLNYGLARNYPVYLSTKNTILKAYDGRFKDIFQEIFDTEFKEKFDAAGLTYEHRLIDDMVASAMKWEGGYVWACKNYDGDVQSDTVAQGFGSLGLMTSVLATPDGKVVEAEAAHGTVTRHYRQHQAGKPTSTNPIASIFAWTRGLAHRAKLDNNPELAAFSETLENVVITAVEEGHMTKDLALLVGPDQKWETTEEFLDTLDKALAARLA, translated from the coding sequence TTGTCCAAGATCACGGTAGAAGGAACCGTCGTCGAACTCGACGGCGACGAGATGACACGCATCATCTGGCAGAAGATCAAGGACACCCTAATCCACCCCTACCTCGACGTGAAGCTCGAGTACTACGACCTCGGCATCGAAAACCGCGACGCAACCGACGACCAGGTCACCATCGATGCGGCCCACGCCATCCAGCGTCACGGAGTCGGCGTCAAGTGCGCCACCATCACCCCCGACGAGGCCCGCGTCGAAGAGTTCGGCCTCAAAAAGATGTGGAAGTCGCCCAACGGCACCATCCGCAACATCCTCGGCGGCGTCATCTTCCGCGAGCCCATCATCATCTCCAACATCCCGCGCCTCGTGCCCGGCTGGAACAAGCCCATCATCATCGGTCGTCACGCGTTCGGCGACCAGTACCGCGCCACCGATTTCGTCTTCAAGGGCAAAGGCAAGCTCACCGTCGAGTTCGTACCGGAAGACGGCTCCGAGCCGATGAAGTTCGAGGTCTACGACGCACCCGACGACGGCATCGCCCAGGTGCAGTACAACCAGGATGCCTCCATCCGCGACTTCGCACGGGCATCCCTCAACTACGGCCTCGCCCGCAACTACCCGGTGTACCTCTCCACCAAGAACACCATCCTCAAGGCCTACGACGGACGCTTCAAGGACATCTTCCAGGAGATCTTCGACACCGAGTTCAAGGAGAAGTTCGACGCCGCCGGCCTCACCTACGAGCACCGCCTCATCGACGACATGGTGGCCTCCGCCATGAAGTGGGAGGGCGGCTACGTCTGGGCGTGCAAGAACTACGACGGCGACGTGCAGTCCGACACCGTGGCCCAGGGCTTCGGATCGCTCGGCCTCATGACCTCCGTGCTCGCAACGCCCGACGGCAAGGTCGTCGAGGCCGAGGCAGCCCACGGCACGGTCACGCGTCACTACCGCCAGCACCAGGCGGGCAAGCCCACGTCGACCAACCCGATCGCCTCGATCTTCGCGTGGACCCGTGGGCTTGCCCACCGCGCCAAGCTGGACAACAACCCCGAGCTCGCCGCCTTCTCCGAGACGCTCGAGAACGTCGTCATCACGGCCGTCGAAGAGGGCCACATGACGAAGGACCTCGCGCTGCTCGTTGGGCCGGACCAGAAGTGGGAGACGACCGAGGAGTTCCTCGACACGCTCGACAAGGCACTCGCGGCGCGCCTGGCGTAG
- a CDS encoding GNAT family N-acetyltransferase — MGELRLEELSATTIVAANNLTLRPGQEQFVTPPTYAIADSYVNPATSWPRVVLDGDHVVGFIRGNFDPDAVQEEFRSCVWRVSVGAENQGKGIGSFAVRALADEAKSRGFTQLTALWEPGDDGPEEFFLHLGFVITQQTQYGENLGVLTL, encoded by the coding sequence ATGGGCGAGCTGAGACTTGAGGAACTGTCGGCGACCACGATCGTCGCCGCGAACAACCTGACCCTCCGACCTGGTCAGGAGCAATTCGTCACGCCTCCCACCTATGCCATCGCTGACAGTTACGTGAACCCCGCAACGTCGTGGCCGCGTGTTGTTCTCGACGGAGACCATGTGGTGGGTTTCATCCGAGGCAACTTCGATCCGGATGCCGTGCAGGAGGAATTCCGCAGCTGCGTGTGGCGCGTTTCCGTCGGCGCGGAGAACCAGGGCAAGGGCATTGGCTCCTTCGCAGTGCGGGCTCTCGCCGACGAAGCCAAGAGCCGCGGGTTCACGCAACTGACTGCCCTGTGGGAGCCGGGAGACGACGGGCCGGAGGAGTTCTTCCTCCACCTTGGCTTCGTCATCACCCAGCAGACCCAGTACGGCGAGAACCTCGGCGTCCTCACGCTCTAG
- a CDS encoding MGMT family protein produces MNSGDDFTERVLAVVEDIPAGRVMTYGDVAAAVGSRAARAVGRTMAHFGHEVPWWRVVRASGHPATGHEARALEHFREEGTPLVDGAAGIRVDLAAARYRP; encoded by the coding sequence GTGAATAGCGGCGACGACTTCACGGAGCGTGTGCTCGCCGTCGTGGAGGACATTCCGGCAGGCCGGGTCATGACGTACGGGGATGTGGCCGCGGCGGTGGGCTCCCGCGCGGCACGCGCCGTGGGTCGCACGATGGCCCACTTCGGGCACGAGGTTCCGTGGTGGCGCGTTGTGCGTGCGAGCGGGCATCCGGCGACGGGTCACGAGGCTCGTGCGCTCGAGCACTTCCGCGAGGAGGGCACCCCGCTCGTCGACGGCGCGGCGGGGATTCGTGTTGATCTCGCCGCGGCGAGGTACCGCCCCTAG